The following is a genomic window from Stenotrophomonas maltophilia.
CGCTGTAACGGTTGCGTCATACAACGGTCCCTGCGCTGTCATCGAATCGTTATGGAATGTGCGCCGGGCGGGTAACCCCGCATCCCAATCAACCCAGGAGCCACCCCGTGATCCACGCCTTCAAGTCGCGCGTTGCCGTTGCCGTCTTCGCAGCGTCGTCCGTGTTCGCCGCCAACGCCGCTGAAATCACCGGCGCGGGCGCCTCGTTCATCTATCCGGTGATGTCCAAGTGGTCGGCCGACTACAACGCCGCCACCAGCAACAAGGTCAACTACCAGTCGATCGGCTCGGGCGGCGGTATTGCGCAGATCAAGGCCAAGACCGTTGATTTCGGCTCCTCCGACGCCCCGCTGAAGCCGGAAGAACTGGCCGCCTCGGGCCTGGCCCAGTTCCCGTCGGTGATCGGCGGCGTGGTGCCGGTGGTCAACGTGGCCGGCATCGCCCCGGGCGCACTGAAGCTGGACGGCACCGTGCTGGCCAACATCTTCCTGGGCAAGATCAAGACCTGGAACGACCCGGCCATCGCCGCGCTGAACCCGGGCGTGACCCTGCCGAGCGCCAAAATCACTGTCGTGCACCGTTCGGACGGCTCGGGCACCACCTTCAACTTCGTCAACTACCTGTCCAAGGTCAGCCCGGAGTGGAAGAGCTCGGTCGGTGAAGGCACGTCGGTCCAGTGGCCGGCCGGCATCGGCGGCAAGGGCAACGAAGGCGTTGCCGCCTACGTGAAGCAGATCAAGGGTGGTATCGGCTACGTCGAACTGTCCTACGCGCTGCAGAACAAGCTGTCGTACACCGCGATGAAGAACGCCGCCGGCAAGTTCGTGCAGCCGAGCGACGCCTCGTTCGCTGCGGCCGCCGCCAGCGCCGACTGGGCCAGCGCCAAGGACTTCTACCTGGTGATGACCAACGCGCCGGGTGCCGAGTCCTGGCCGATCACCGCCACCAACTTCATTCTGGTGCACAAGAAGCCGAAGAATGCGGCCAATGGCAAGGCCACCCAGGAATTCTTCCGCTGGGTCTACAAGAGCGGCGACGCTCAGGCCCGCCAGCTGGACTATGTGCCGCTGCCGGACAGCCTGGTGCGCCAGATCGAGACCTACTGGTCGCAGAACCTGAAGTAAGCGTTCCCCCGCAGGAACGGGGCCGGCGGGTCCTCTCTCCCCCGCCGGCCCCAACCGGGCGCGAGATCCTCGAGATCCCGCGCTCTTCTTGTTTTTGGGGATGCATCTGCCTCTGTAGAGCCGAGCCCACGCTCGGCTGGGTGCTGGAGCGTGCCCACCAACGGTCCGCACCTACCGAGGACAGGGAGCAGTCGAGCATGGCTCGACTCTACCCAGCGCGCTTGCCGTCATATCGGTGCGCAGATCCGGGGCATCCCGGGCTCTGCGGGATGGGGCCAACCCCGTGAAACCCCTGTCAGAACGTGATCCAGGACACCTCTGTCATGGTCGTAATACGGCTGTAACAAAAACATCATTTCATAGCCGCATCCGCCGACCACGTCGGCTCTACCCCGCTATGGAGTGACCATGAAACTGCACTCGGCCGGCCTTGCCGCCCTTTCCCTGGCCATCGCCCTGGGCCTGTCGGCCTGCGGTGGCGACAAGCAGGCCGCGCAGCAGCCGGCTGCCGACGGTGCCGCCGCTCCGGCCGCCGCCGGTGCCAAGGTGACCGCTGAAGTGTCCGGCGCGGGCGCCTCCTTCATCTTCCCGCTGGTCTCCAAATGGTCGGCTGACTACAACGCCACCACCGGCGCCAAGATCAACTACCAGTCGATCGGTTCCGGCGGCGGCATCGCCCAGATCAAGGCCGGCACCGTCGATTTCGGTTCCTCCGACAAGCCGCTGAGCAGCGAAGAGCTGGCCCAGGCCGGCCTGGCGCAGTTCCCGTCCGCCATCGGCGGCGTGGTGCCAGTGGTCAACATCGAAGGCCTGGAAGCCGGCAAACTGCGCCTGAGCGGCGCCCTGCTGGCCGACATCTTCCTGGGCAAGGTCAAGACCTGGAACGATCCGGCCATCGTCGCCGCCAACCCGGGCGTGAAGCTGCCGGACGGCAAGATCACCCTGGTCCACCGTTCGGACGGTTCGGGCACCACCTTCAACTTCTCCAACTACCTGTCCAAGGTCAGCCCGGAGTGGAAGAGCAAGGTTGGCGAAGGCACCTCGGTGCAGTGGCCGGATGGCGTCGGTGGCAAGGGCAATGAAGGCGTCGCTTCGTACGTGAAGCAGATCAAGGGCTCGATCGGCTACGTCGAACTGGCCTATGCGCTGCAGAACGGCATGCCGTACACCGCCATGCAGAACGCGGCCGGCAACTGGGTCGCGCCGAGCGCGGAAACCTTCGCCGCCGCAGCAGCCAGCGCCGACTGGGCCAGCGCCAAGGACTTCAACCTGGTCATCACCAACGCCCCGGGCGAGCAGGCGTGGCCGATCACCGCCACCAACTTCATGCTGATGCAGAAGCAGCCGAAGGACGCCAAGCGCAACCAGGACACCCTGGCCTTCTTCAAGTGGGCCTTCGAGAACGGCCAGGCCCAGGCCAACGAGCTGCACTACGTGCCGCTGCCGGCCGAGCTGGTCAAGCAGATCGAGGCCTACTGGGCGACCGACCTGAAGTGATGGACACGACGGTGCCCGCCCCGCGCGGGCACCGCTGCTTCCACGCCGTACCGCCCCGCCCCTTCCTGGCCCTGCCGTCCCCATGAATGCCATCGCCCAGCCTGTAGCCGCCCCGTCCACGCGTGATGCGCGTGATGCCCGCAACGACAAACTGTTCCGATGGGTGCTGGTCGGCACCGTCGTCTTCGTCCTGATCGCCCTGGCCTGCGCCGCGCTGTCGATGCTGTGGGGCGGCCGCCATGCCCTGCAGATGCAGGGCCTGAGCTTCTTCTTCTCGGCCGACTGGAATCCGGTCGAAAACAAGTTCGGCGCCCTCGCTCCGATCTACGGCACCCTGGTCACCGCACTGATCGCGATGGTCATCGCCGTGCCGGTCAGCTTCGGCATCGCCTTCTTCCTCACCGAAGTCGCTCCGCGCTGGCTGCGCGGCCCGGTCGGCACCGCCATCGAACTGCTGGCCGGCATCCCCTCGATCATCTACGGCATGTGGGGCCTGTTCGTGCTGGTGCCGGTGATGACCGAGTACGTCACCCCGTTCCTCAACGAAACCCTGGGCGAATGGCCGATCATCGGCCCGATGTTCCAGGGCCCGCCGCTGGGCATCGGCATGCTCACCGCCGGTTTCGTGCTGGCCATCATGGTCATCCCGTTCATCTCCTCGGTGATGCGCGAAGTGTTCCTGACCGTGCCGACCCGCCTTAAGGAATCGGCCTATGCGCTGGGTTCCACCAAGTGGGAAGTGAGCTGGGACATCGTGCTGCCCTACACCCGCTCGGCGGTGATCGGCGGCATCTTCCTCGGCCTCGGCCGCGCCCTGGGCGAGACGATGGCGGTGGCCTTCGTGATCGGCAACAGCGTGCGCCTGTCGCCGTCGCTGCTGGAACCGGGCACCACCATCGCCGCGCTGATCGCCAACGACTTCGGCGAAGCCACTGAAACCTATCGTTCGGCCCTGCTGCTGCTCGGCTTCGTCCTGTTCATCGTCACCTTCGTGGTGCTGGCCATCGCCCGCCTGATGCTGATGCGCCTGTCCCGCAAGGAGGGCAACTGATGTCCACTACCGCTGATTCACTGTACCTGCGCCGCCGCATCGGCAATGTCGTTGCCATCGCGGCGTCCTGCGCCACCGCCCTGTTCGGCCTGTTCTTCCTGGGCTGGATCCTGTTTACCCTGGCCTCGAAGGGCCTGGCCGGCATCAACTGGGATCTGTTCACCAAGATGACACCGCCGCCGATGCAGGAAGGCGGCCTGGCCAACGCCTTCTTCGGCAGTGCGGTGATGTGTGCACTGGCCATCGGCATCGGCACCCCGCTGGGCGTGCTGGCCGGCACCTGGCTGGCCGAGTACGGCAACGCCCGCAAGGCCGGCACCGTGGTCCGCTTCGTCAACGACATCCTGCTGTCGGCCCCGTCCATCGTGCTCGGCCTGTTCGTCTACACGCTGTACGTGATGCAGACCGGCGGCAACTTCTCGGCCTTCGCCGGTGCGCTGTCGCTGGCCTTCATCGTGCTGCCGGTGGTGGTGCGCACCACCGACGAGATGCTGCGCCTGGTGCCCTCGCAGATGCGCGAAGCGGCGCTGTCGCTGGGCATCCCGCAGTGGAAGGTGATCGTGCAGGTGCTGTACCGCAGCGCGTCGGCCGGCATCATCACCGGCATCCTGCTGGCGCTGGCCCGCATCTCCGGCGAGACCGCGCCGCTGCTGTTCACCGCCTTCGGCAACCAGTACTGGAACAACAACATCTTCCAGCCGATGGCCTCGGTACCGGTGGTGATGAACCAGTTCGCCGGCAGCCCGTATGAATCCTGGCAGGTGCTGGCCTGGGCCGGTGCCCTGGTGCTCACCGTCTTCGTGTTGCTGGTCAGCCTTGCCGCCCGCGGCATCCTGCTGCGCAACCGTATCTCCCATGACTGACCTTTCCGTGGATAACGCCATGAACGACCTTTCCAACGCCGTGCCGATGCAGCGCATCGCCGTGCCGTCCTCGCACGAGAGCCTGCACACGCCGGCTCCGGTCAAGCTTGCCGCGCGCGGACTGGACTTCTACTACGACAAGTTCCATGCCTTGAAGGGCATCAACCTGGAGATTCCGGAAAAGCGCGTGACCGCGCTGATCGGTCCCTCCGGTTGCGGCAAGTCGACCCTGCTGCGCATCTTCAACCGCATCTACGCGCTGTACCCGAAGCTGGAAGCGCGCGGTGAGGTGCTGCTGGACGGCGAGAACATCCTGTCGCCGAAGTACCCGATGAACCGCCTGCGCAGCAAGGTCGGCATGGTGTTCCAGAAGCCGGTGCCGTTCCCGATGACCATCTTCGAGAACGTGGCCTACGGCATCCGCCACCACGAGAAGCTGAGCAAGGCCGACATGGCCGACCGCGTCGAGCAGGCGCTGCGCCAGGGCGCGCTGTGGGACGAAGTGAAGGACAAGCTGGGGCAGAGCGCACTGGGCCTGTCTGGCGGCCAGCAGCAGCGCCTGTGCATCGCCCGTGCCGTGGCCCTGCGCCCGTCGGTGCTACTGCTGGACGAGCCGACCTCGGCGCTGGACCCGATCTCCACCAGCCGCATCGAGCAGCTGGTCGAAGAGCTGAAGAACGAGTACACCATCGTCATCGTCACCCACAACATGCAGCAGGCCGCGCGCGTGTCCGACTACACCGCCTTCATGTACCTGGGTGACCTGATCGAGCACGACCGTACCGAAGTGATCTTCTCGCAGCCGTCTCAGCGGCAGACCGAGGACTACATCACCGGTCGCTTCGGCTGAAACGGCAGTCGAGCGTGGCTCGACTCTACAGACAACGGCAGTCGAGCATGGCTCGACTCTACAGAGTGGAACAACCATGAATCTTCCCAACGACCACATCGTCAAGAGCTACGACGAAGAACAGCAGCGCCTGGTGGCCGAAATCGTCCGCATGGGCGAGATGGCCGTCGCCCAGCTCGAAGCGGCGATGGACGTGATCGAGAAGCGCGACGAGAACGCTGCCCATCGCATCATTGCCAATGATGAAGCGATCGACGCGCTGGAACAGCAGATCAGCCACGACGTGATGCGCCTGGCGCTGCGTGGGCCGATGGCGCGCGACCTGCGCGAGATCCTCGCCGGCCTGCGCATCCCGGCGGACATCGAGCGCATCGGCGACTACGCGGCCAACGTGGCCAAGCGCTCGATCGCGCTGGGCAAGGTGCCGCCGCTGCCGCAGATCCAGGGCCTGCGCGCGCTGGGCCGCCTTGCCGCGCAGCAGGTGCGCCGCGCCATCGCCGCCTACCGCGACAACGACGCCGACGCCGCACTTGCGCTGCGCGAAGACGACGCGCGCCTGGACGCGCAGTACACCGCGCTGTTCCGCGAGCTGCTGACCTACATGATGGAAGACCCGCGCAACATCACCCCGTGCACCCACCTGCTGTTCATGGCCAAGAACCTGGAGCGCGTGGGCGACCACGCCACCAACATTGCCGAGAACGTGTGGTTCCTGGTGCACGGCGAGCAGCCGCTGCCGCCGCGTGAAAAGCGCGATGAGACCTCCAGCACCGGCCAGATCTGACGCTGCACTGCAACACCGGAGTTGACTCCAAGGTGGCCGCTGTCCTGGTGACAGCGGCCTTCTTTTTTGGGGTATTCCCCCCGGCATCGTGGGCGCCGGGCTTGCCCGGTACGGACCTTCCGGATGCTTCTGTAACAAACCTCACGAAAATTTGAGTTCTTGGCGAGGATTCGTTGAGTAGGATCGCTGCACCATCGCTTCCACCGGCATTCCTGCCGGCCACCCGGGCATCTGCCCACACCACCCAGGAGCACGACCGATGAGCAGTTCCAACAAGACCCTGTCCCTGCTGACGGCTACCGCCCTGGCCGCCGGCCTGGGCATGACCGCCAGTGCCTCGGCCCTGAGCATGAGCGACCTGGCCCAGGGCTACCTGGTGGCCGGTCAGGCGGCCAAGGCCAGCACCGACGCCAAGGCCGCCGACACCAAGATGGCCGCTGACGCCAGCAAGCACGCCGAAGGCAAATGTGGCGCCGACGGCAAGACCGCCGAAGGCAAGTGCGGCGCCGACAAAGGCAAGGCTGCCGGTGCGGCCGCCGCCAAGACCGGCGACAAGAAGTCAGCCGAAGGCAAGTGCGGCGAAGGCAAGTGCGGTGGCAAGCACTGACGTCCGCGCCAGCGTCGTCCACCCACGGTCGCCGCTTCGCGCGGCGGCCGCGGGGTTGGGCCTGCGCCGGGCGCTGCTGCAGGACCTGCGCGATGCACCGGCCGGCGACTTCGATTTCCTCGAATGTGCGCCGGAGAACTGGATCCACGTTGGCGGCCCGGCCGGTGATGCGCTGGCCGAACTGGCACAGCGCCATCCACTGAGCTGCCATGGGCTGTCGCTATCACTGGGTGGCAGCGCAGCGCTGGATACGCAGCTGCTGGAACAGGTCGGCCAGTTCCTGGAAAAACACCGCGTGCCGCTGTACAGCGAACACCTGAGCTACTGCAGCGACGAAGGTCATCTGTACGACCTGCTGCCGATTCCGTTCACCGACGAAGCCGTGCGCCACACCGCCGCGCGCATTGCCCGCGTACAGGAACTGCTCGGTCGCCGCATCGCCGTGGAGAACGTGTCGTACTACCTGGCGCCGGAACCGGCGATGGATGAGCTGGCATTCACCACGGCCGTGCTCGCCGAAGCCGACTGCGACCTGCTGCTGGACGTCAACAACGTTTACGTCAACGCCTGCAACCACGGCTACGATGCCGATGCCTTCATCGCCGGCCTGCCCGCCGACCGCATCGTCTGCCTGCACGTTGCCGGGCACCTGGACGAAGCGCCGGACCTGAAGATCGATACCCATGGCAGCGCGGTGATCGACCCGGTCTGGGCACTGCTGGCGCGCACCTATGCGCGCATCGGTCCGCGCCCCACCCTGCTCGAACGCGATTTCAATTTCCCGCCCTACGCCGAGCTGCAGGGCGAGCTGCAGACCATCCGCCGCCTGCAGGCCATGCACGCGGGAGCGGCACATGGCTGAGGCTCCCGCCACGCTGCGCGCACAGCAGCACGCCTTCACCGCGCATCTGCGCGACCCGCAGGCGGTGTCCGCACCGGCCGGGCTGGACCCGCGCCGGGTGGCGGTGTATCAGCGCCTGCTGTTCAACAACCTGCTCGGCCTGTTGAGCACTGGATTCCCGGTCTGCATGCGCCTGCTCGGCGAACCGGCCTGGAACACGCTGGTGCGCCACTACTTCGCCACCCACCGCTGCCAGACACCGTTGTTCACCGAACTGGCCGCCGAGTTCGTGCAGTGGCTGCAGGCGCAGCCCACGCTGCCGCATCCGGCGCTGGCCGAACTGGCCCACTACGAGTGGGTGGAAACCGCCCTGTACCAGTTGTCCGCCGAACCCCTGCCCGCGCCTGGCGATGTCGATCCGTTGCGGGTGCCGCTGCAGCGCTCGCCGCTGGCCTGGCCACTGCTGTACGGGTGGCCGGTCCATCGCCTGGGTGCCGAGGATGCGCCAAGCGCGTTGCCGTCCGAACCGACTGGCCTGCTGGTGCGCCGCGACCCCGACGGTGAGGTGCGGTTCGCTGCGCTCAGCCCACTGGCGGTGCACCTGCTGTCCCGGATCGGCGAACAGCCTGGCCTGGATGGCCATCGCTACCTCCAGCAGCTCGCCACCGACCATGGCCTGGGCGCCGATGCGCTGGCCGAACCCGGTGCCGCGCTGCTGCAGCAGTTCCTGCGCGCCGGCGTGATCGGCCCGCTTGCTCCACCGCGCTGACACCCCTTCCACGGAGATTCCGCCGATGAACCTGCCGATCCTGGCTGCCACGCGCAGCCAGCTGGACCGTCTCGCCCCCTGGTTGGCCCCGCTCGGCCTGCGCCTGCTGCTGGCCTGGGAATATTTCGAATCCGGCCGCGAGAAGCTGCAGGGCCAGAACTGGTTTGCCGACCTGCAGGACGCCTTCCCGTTCCCCTTCGATCAGGTACCCGCGGCACTGAACTGGCAGCTGGCGACCTGGTTCGAGCTGGTCGGCGCAGCCTGCCTGCTGTTCGGTTTCGGCACGCGTTTGGCGGCGGCCAGCCTGCTGGTGCTGACCGTGGTGGCCACCTATGCCGTGCACTGGCCGATGCAATGGGACACGCTGGGCGAACTGGCGATGGGCTATGCGATCAGCGACCAGGGCTTCGGCAACTTCAAGCTGCCCGCGCTGTTCATGGCGATGCTGCTGCCGCTGCTGTTCACCGGCGCCGGCAAGCTGAGCGTGGACGCCGTGCTGGCACGGCCTGCGGTTCGATAGATGCTGACCTTGGTCGGCGCGGGTTGTGCCAACCAAGGTTGGCACCTACCGGGCTCGCCGGCCTTGGTCGGCGTGGGCGCTTGAGCATGGCCGGGCACTCGGGGCCGCTCTGCTAGAATTCACCCATGACTGACCCCACCCCCGCACCTGCCGCCGCCCCCGATTCCGCAACATCCCCGGCGCAGCGCGCGATGTCCCAGCGCTTCCGCGGCTTCCTGCCGGTGGTGGTGGACGTGGAAACCGGCGGCTTCGACAGCCAGCGCAACGCCCTGCTGGAAATCGCCGCGGTGCCGATCGAGATGGACGAGAACGGCCTGCTCTACCCCGGCCAGACCGCCAGTGCCCATGTGGTGCCGGCCGAGGGCCTGGAGATCGACCCGAAATCGCTGGAGGTGACCGGCATCATCCTCGACCATCCGTTCCGGCTGGCCAAGGAAGAGAAGGCGGCGCTGGACCACATCTTCACCCCGGTGCGTGCGGCGATGAAGAAGTACGGCTGCCAGCGCGCGATCCTGGTCGGCCACAACGCCCATTTCGACCTGGGCTTCGTCAATGCGGCGGTGGCACGCACCGGCCACAAGCGCAATCCGTTCCATCCGTTCAGCGTGTTCGACACGGTCACCCTGGCCGGCATCGCGTACGGGCAGACCGTGCTGGCGCGCGCGGCCCATGCCGCCGGGCTGGGCTGGGACGCCAACGAGGCACACAGCGCGGTGTATGACACCGAGCAGACCGCGCGGCTGTTCTGCACCATCGCCAACGCCTGGCCGCGGTAAACCGCGACGGCGCATCCCATCAGGCAGTGCGGACCAACGATCCGCCCCCCACCGGGCGGTAGATCCACGCCATGCGTGGATGAATTCACCCGATGCAGGTGCGATCCCGCCCGTCGCTCTTGGCGCGGTACAGCGCACGGTCGGCGCGCTGGTACAGCAAGGCCGGCGTGCGATCGTCGGCATCCAGTTCCACCAGGCCGGCACTGAAGGTCACCCGCAGGCCCGGCACGCCGGCCCAGTCCGGGTGATCGTGGAACAACCCGCGCAGGCGCGCGCACAGCTGTGCAGCCTCTTCCAGCCGGGTGTCGTTGAGCAGCAGCGCGAACTCTTCGCCACCGGTGCGTGCCGGCAGATCCGATGCGCGGCAGGCCGCGCCGATCACCGCCGCCACCTGCACCAGCACCGCGTCACCGATGCTGTGGCTGTGCCGGTCGTTGACGTCCTTGAAGTGGTCGATGTCCAGCACCACCAGGCACAACGAGTGGCCACTGCGCTGCGAACGGGCGAAATCGCGGGCCAGCGTTTCGTCGAAGCCACGGCGGTTGGCCAGTCCGGTCAGGGCATCCTCGCGGGCCTGGCGCTCAAACGCTTCGGCCTGCCGCGCCAGGCGCTCGGCCAGCTCGGTCTTTTCCTGGTTCAGGGCCTGCAGGTGCACGGTCTTGGCCTGCAGGTCGAAGGTCGCCTCGTCCACCCGCCGGGCCAGGCGCAGGTTGCTGGCCTTCAGCTGCTGCAGCAGCAGGCGGTACAGCGCCACCAGGCCGGCCAGCAGCAACAATCCGCCCAGCGCCTGCACGCTGCGTCGCTGCCACCAGAACGGCTCGACGCTGAAGCTCCACACCGCTTCCTGCTGGCCCCAGCTGCCCCCCGGATGTGCCGCCGCCACATGCAGCGTGTAGTCGCCCGGCGGCAGCCCAACGAACTCGACGCTGCGCTGCGGGCCGCGCTCGACCCAGCCGCTGTCCAGGCCATCGAGCCGCGTGCGGTAGCGTATCCGGTCGGACATCAGGTAGCTCAGGCCGACGTAGCTGACCGCCAGCCGGCGCCCGCCCGGAATGTGGTTGCGTTCGGGGCCTTCCCAGTGCACCGGCGCGCCGTCCACCTGCACGCTCTCGATCGCCGCCGGTGGTGAGGGGCGCTCGCGGAAACGCTGCAGGCGCTGCGGGTCGACCGTGCTCAGGCCGCCGGCGGTGACCACCCAGAACGTGCCGTCCTGGCGCAGGATCGCCGACGGCCCGGAGCTGCCATTGGCCTGCGCGTTGGCCATGCCGTCGATCTCGTTGTAGCGCTCCACCACCACTCGCGGCGTGCGTCCATCGGCCACTGCATTGAGCGTGGCCATGTCGGTGCGCAGCACGCCGCGGTTGCTGCTGATCCACACATTGCCGAGCCGGTCCGGCACCAGCTGGAACACCGCGTCCACCGGCATGCCCTGTTCCAGGCCGACCCGTGCCAACGTCCCGTTCTGCCAGCAGTACAGACCGCGGTCGCTGCTGATCCACATCGCATCGCCCAGCTGGTGGAAGCCGAACACGCTGCGGCCGCCGCCCAGCGGGGCCAGGTTGATCGATTGCACGCGGTCGCCGCGCAGTACGCGGATGCCTTCGATGGTGCCGATCCACAGGTTGCCCTGATGGTCGTGCTCCAGCGCCGTGATCAGGCCGCCCGGCATCCCCGGCACGTTGGAGACCTGCACCCGGTCGCCATCGATGCGTACCACGCCCTTCTGCGTGCCGGCCCAGACAACGCCCTGCGGATCCACGCTGATTGCGCGGATGTTGCCACCGGGCATGCCGTCGGCGGCGGCGTAGTTGTGGCGCAGGCTGCCATCGCGGCCAAGCCGGTAGACGCCATCGCCAAAGGTGCCGACCCAGAGGTCGCCATTCGGCCCCTGCGCCAGGCTCAGCACCGAGGGCGCCTTGCCACCACGGTTGTGCAGCGGCATCGCCTGGAAACGACCGTCGGCGGTCTGCCGGTCAAGGCCACTGGCACTGCCGACCCACAGCTGGCGGTCGCGATCCTCCAACACCGTGCGCACATAGTCGCCGCTGAGCCCATCGCGCTCGGTATAGCTGCTGAACAGCGTTTCGCGCAGGCGGTACAGGCCACCGTTGGCGCCTACCCAGATGCTGCCCTCGGCATCTTCGCGCAGGCTCACCACCCGCCCGCCCGGCAGGTTCAGGCCGGCCGGCAGCCGTTCCAGCCCGTGCGCGGAAATGCGCAGCAGGCCCTGGTTCTCGGTGCCCAGCCACAGATCGCCGTGGCGATCCTGCAGCATCGCGGTCATGTGCAGCTGGCCCGGCAGGCGATGCACCAGCACCAGCCGGTCATCCTCCACCCGGTACAGGCGCTCGCCGGCGACGATCCACAGCGCACCATCCGGCGCCCGGTACGGCCACGACAGGCCGCTGCCGGCACCCAGCCCCCACGCCGCCGGCGCGCGCTTGAGCACGCCGTCGTTGTCGCGCAGCACCAGGCCGTCGAGGGTGCCGATCCAGACCCGGTCCTGCGCATCGACCACCAGCTTGGTGAAGCTCATCGCCATCGGCAGATCGGCCGCTGGCGCCTGGTAGACCATGCCGCGGTCGGGAAGCAGGTAACCGATGCCCTTGCCTTCATACAACAGCCACAGGCGGCCCTGGCTGTCCATCTGCATCGACTGGATCAGCACCTGCGGCGTATCGGCCTGGTGTTCCCAGACCCGCCACTGGCCGTCGCTGCCACGATGGCTGACATTACCGCGCGAATCGCTGATCCACAGCCCGCCCTGGCGATCGACGAACAGCGCGCCGATGCCGTTGTCGCGCAGGCCCGGACGCGTGCTGCGGTCGAACACGGTGAAATCCAGGCCGTTGTAGCGCACCAGCCCTTCCCAGGTGGCGAACCATAGGTGGCCTTCCGGCGTCTGCGCGATGTCGCGCAGCGAGTTGTGCGGCAGGCCGTTGCGCGAGGTCCATACGTCGATGGCGTAGTCACGCAGCGGCGGCGCGCCTTCCTGCGCGGCCACCGGCAGCGGCAGCAGCATGGCCAGCAGCAGCCACAACAGGCCGCGGCGCAGGGCCTGCCTGACGGCCGTTACGCGGCGCTCCACCCAGCGCCCGTTGTCCCCTTGACCGCCCATCACCGCAGTAGCGGTGGCCAGGTGCGGCTGCAGGACACGGCAGCGTGCGGGAACAGCCGGACAGCGCGGGGCGGCATGCCGGCGGGAACGGGCTGGCTCATCGGGGGGAGGCTGGGGAGATACGCAGATGATAGGGCAAAGCCAGGCCCCGGCGTCACCGTTGCCCGCTTGCCCGGCTCAGCCGGCGCGCCCGGGTGCCACCACCTGGGCACTGGCCGGCCACTGCACAACGGCCTCCAGCCCACCCTCGGCGCGGTTGCGCAGCCACAGTCGCGCCCCGTCCTTCTCGGCCAAGGCGCGGGCAATGGTCAGGCCCAGGCCGGCGCCGCCGGTCTCGCGCGAGCGCGAGGTTTCCACCCGCACGAATGGATCAAACACGGCCTCCAGCTGCTCATCGGCCAGGCCGGGGCCATCGTCGGCCACCACCACCGTGATCGCGCCGCCGCTGCGCTCCACGCGCACCCGCGCCCGCTGCGCGTACATCACCGCGTTGTCCACCAGATTGGAGAACAGCCGGTGCATGGCCAGTGGGCGCAGCATCAGCAC
Proteins encoded in this region:
- a CDS encoding HvfB family MNIO-type RiPP peptide maturase, whose protein sequence is MASTDVRASVVHPRSPLRAAAAGLGLRRALLQDLRDAPAGDFDFLECAPENWIHVGGPAGDALAELAQRHPLSCHGLSLSLGGSAALDTQLLEQVGQFLEKHRVPLYSEHLSYCSDEGHLYDLLPIPFTDEAVRHTAARIARVQELLGRRIAVENVSYYLAPEPAMDELAFTTAVLAEADCDLLLDVNNVYVNACNHGYDADAFIAGLPADRIVCLHVAGHLDEAPDLKIDTHGSAVIDPVWALLARTYARIGPRPTLLERDFNFPPYAELQGELQTIRRLQAMHAGAAHG
- a CDS encoding HvfC family RiPP maturation protein, with the protein product MAEAPATLRAQQHAFTAHLRDPQAVSAPAGLDPRRVAVYQRLLFNNLLGLLSTGFPVCMRLLGEPAWNTLVRHYFATHRCQTPLFTELAAEFVQWLQAQPTLPHPALAELAHYEWVETALYQLSAEPLPAPGDVDPLRVPLQRSPLAWPLLYGWPVHRLGAEDAPSALPSEPTGLLVRRDPDGEVRFAALSPLAVHLLSRIGEQPGLDGHRYLQQLATDHGLGADALAEPGAALLQQFLRAGVIGPLAPPR
- a CDS encoding HvfX family Cu-binding RiPP maturation protein, which translates into the protein MNLPILAATRSQLDRLAPWLAPLGLRLLLAWEYFESGREKLQGQNWFADLQDAFPFPFDQVPAALNWQLATWFELVGAACLLFGFGTRLAAASLLVLTVVATYAVHWPMQWDTLGELAMGYAISDQGFGNFKLPALFMAMLLPLLFTGAGKLSVDAVLARPAVR
- the rnt gene encoding ribonuclease T; protein product: MSQRFRGFLPVVVDVETGGFDSQRNALLEIAAVPIEMDENGLLYPGQTASAHVVPAEGLEIDPKSLEVTGIILDHPFRLAKEEKAALDHIFTPVRAAMKKYGCQRAILVGHNAHFDLGFVNAAVARTGHKRNPFHPFSVFDTVTLAGIAYGQTVLARAAHAAGLGWDANEAHSAVYDTEQTARLFCTIANAWPR
- a CDS encoding ligand-binding sensor domain-containing diguanylate cyclase, which codes for MGGQGDNGRWVERRVTAVRQALRRGLLWLLLAMLLPLPVAAQEGAPPLRDYAIDVWTSRNGLPHNSLRDIAQTPEGHLWFATWEGLVRYNGLDFTVFDRSTRPGLRDNGIGALFVDRQGGLWISDSRGNVSHRGSDGQWRVWEHQADTPQVLIQSMQMDSQGRLWLLYEGKGIGYLLPDRGMVYQAPAADLPMAMSFTKLVVDAQDRVWIGTLDGLVLRDNDGVLKRAPAAWGLGAGSGLSWPYRAPDGALWIVAGERLYRVEDDRLVLVHRLPGQLHMTAMLQDRHGDLWLGTENQGLLRISAHGLERLPAGLNLPGGRVVSLREDAEGSIWVGANGGLYRLRETLFSSYTERDGLSGDYVRTVLEDRDRQLWVGSASGLDRQTADGRFQAMPLHNRGGKAPSVLSLAQGPNGDLWVGTFGDGVYRLGRDGSLRHNYAAADGMPGGNIRAISVDPQGVVWAGTQKGVVRIDGDRVQVSNVPGMPGGLITALEHDHQGNLWIGTIEGIRVLRGDRVQSINLAPLGGGRSVFGFHQLGDAMWISSDRGLYCWQNGTLARVGLEQGMPVDAVFQLVPDRLGNVWISSNRGVLRTDMATLNAVADGRTPRVVVERYNEIDGMANAQANGSSGPSAILRQDGTFWVVTAGGLSTVDPQRLQRFRERPSPPAAIESVQVDGAPVHWEGPERNHIPGGRRLAVSYVGLSYLMSDRIRYRTRLDGLDSGWVERGPQRSVEFVGLPPGDYTLHVAAAHPGGSWGQQEAVWSFSVEPFWWQRRSVQALGGLLLLAGLVALYRLLLQQLKASNLRLARRVDEATFDLQAKTVHLQALNQEKTELAERLARQAEAFERQAREDALTGLANRRGFDETLARDFARSQRSGHSLCLVVLDIDHFKDVNDRHSHSIGDAVLVQVAAVIGAACRASDLPARTGGEEFALLLNDTRLEEAAQLCARLRGLFHDHPDWAGVPGLRVTFSAGLVELDADDRTPALLYQRADRALYRAKSDGRDRTCIG